AAACAATACGATTAAACAAAATAACGTTTAAACGATTAAGCATTAAAAACAACGATTAAACAAGTAATGAAAAGATATTTAATTCTATTTCTACTCACTTTTCAAGGACTTATGGCTCAAGTACAATTTGAAGCCAGAGTCAGCAAAAACTCGCTTGGAATAAACGAAAGACTTCGTATAGATTTCATCATGAATGTTGACGGAGATAACTTCGAGCAACCTTCTTTTGATGGGTTTAAAATGGTTGCAGGACCAAGCCAACAGATTAGTCAGTCTTGGATAAATGGGCGAAGCTCTTTTCAGAAAATATATTCTTACATCTTGCAACCTGAGAGAAAAGGAGTTGTCACAATTAAGCAGGCAGCAATAGAATTCAATGGTCAGGTTTACAAAACAAATCCGATTAAGGTTACGGTGACCAATGCCGTGGCTCAAGAAAGAGATCCAAACGACAGACCTCCAGGATCTGGAAATGAATTATTGACTCTTGTTGCCGAAATTTCAAAAACAAATCCGTATCTAAACGAGCCAATAACAGCTGTTTACAAATTGTATTTCAATAATATTGGAGTTACAGGATTTAAAGAATTGGCAAAACCTAAATACAATGATTTCTGGAACCAGAACATTGATATCAAACAATTGGCAATTGAAGAAGGAAATTTCCAAGGCCAAAAATGTTATTATGTTATCCTGAAAAAAACCATTTTATATCCTCAAAAATCAGGAAAACTTACTATTGAACCTCTTTCACTGGATATTGGCGTGCAATTGCCAACAAATCGTCGTGATATGTTTGGTCAAATGATTATTACAGAAGACAATAAAATAGTTTCTGCTGGAGCAAAAACAATCAATGTAAGACCTCTTCCAGAAAGCACAAAACCAGAAGGATTTACTGGAGCAGTCGGAAGATTGAATTTTACCGTTACTCCATCCAAAACAACACTTAAAAATGGTGAAGGTCTTGACTTAATCGTAAGTGCACAAGGAACTGGAAATATGAAGTTGTTTACGCTTCCAAAACCAGTTGTTCCAAATGCATTAGAAATGTACGATCCTGTTCACGACGAACAAGTAACGACTTCTCTAAGTGGCATGTCTGGAAGAATCACAGACAAATATACTATTGTACCACAATACCGAGGAAAATATGCGATAAAACCAATGCAGTTCTCTTATTTCGATTTGAGTTCTGGTACTTATAAAACCATCACTTCAAAAGAAATTATGATTGATGTTTTGGACGGGCCAACACCTGCTGAAGCAAATCCAGGAGCATCGGCTTCTAAAAATGCTGTGGCAAAAGCAGATCAATTCAAAAATATTAAACCTAGAACAGCATTAATTCCTATTGAGAAAAAAGATTTTTACGACTCAAACTTATATTTAGGATTATTGTTTGCTCCATTTATCATTATTCCGATAATCATTTTAGCTAGAAAGAAAAAAGAAGCTATGGATAGTGATGTTACTGGAAATAGAATTAGAATGAACAATAAGCTGGCGAAGAAATATTTATCGCAAGCGAAGAAACATCTTAACAACAAAGAGCCTTTCTATATTGCACTTGAAAAAGCTATGCATAATTTCTTGAAAGCAAAACTGCATATCGAAACTTCAGAAATGAGTAAAGACAATATTAGAGAATTGCTGTTATCTAGAAATGCAAATCCAGAAACGGTTCAGAATTTTATTGCTCTAACTGAAAACTGCGAATTTGCACGTTATGCACCAGCATCAAGCGCTTCAATTCAACAGGATTATGATAAGGCTGTATTGATTATTTCTGAACTAGAAAAACAGATTGTTTAATTTTTTTTACGCAATCGCCGATAGCTATCGGGAGCTAAGAAAATTGATTTAGATTGAGTCGAATTTAAGTTCGCAAAGTTGATAATCTTTATTATAATAGAAAATGAAAAACATACTATATCTCTTTTTATTCATCTCGCAGGTTTTCTTTGCGCAAGGTCGCTTTGAATCGGCTAATGCATTGTACCAAAAAGGACAGTACAAAGAAGCGGCGCAGGTTTATGAAAACATCATTAAAGAAGATAAATTACATTCTGCTGAAGTGTATTTTAATCTTGGAAACTGTTATTACAAACTAAATCAGGTTGCGCCTTCGATTTACAATTATGAAAAGGCTTTGGTTTTGAAACCAAACGATCCTGAGACTTTAAACAACTTAAAATTTGCTAAAAAACTAACGATTGACGAAATCAAAGAAGTGCCAAAAGTAGGTTTTGCCAAACTGATTCAGAACTTTACTTCTATTTTTGACTATAATACTTGGGCCAAAATTTCTGTTGTGCTTGGTTTTGTATTTTTGTTGAGTTTTATTGGGTATTATTTTTCGAATGCTACACTTGCAAAAAGAATTTATTTTGTCGGAATGTTTATCATTTTGGTGGCTTTTGCTTTAAGCATTTCAGCAGGAATGTCTGAAAAAAATCATTTTGAAAACGATCGTGTTGCCATTGTTTTTTCTGAATTAAGCCAAGTTAGACATGAACCTAAAAAATCTTCGAATGGAATTATTTTATTGCATGAAGGAGCAAAAGTATATGTTTTGGAAAGTATTGCAGGCTGGAAAAAAATCGAATTAACAGATGGAACTCAAGGATGGATAGATTCTTCAACGATTAAAGAAGTGAAATAAAGTCTTAAAAATATTCAAATAAAAAATTCCAAATTCCAATTTTAAGTTGGAGTTTGGAATTTTTATTTTTTGGAATTTGAAATTAATTTACTGCATCAACCAATCGTACAAATTCAGATCTGTAACCTTCTTCGTCGTTTGACAAACCCGATTTTGCTAATCTTTTGATATCAGAACTTGAACTGTTTGCTATATATTTTGATTCACGTAATTTTAATCCGAACCAAGAAACTGCAGTCGTGAATTTGAAATCTTGAGAACTGTTTTCTAAGTCCGTTTTCTTGTCTGCAATTACATTTACAATTTCAATACTTTTGTTGCCATCAGGTTTTTTATACCTAAATTTTACTGTGGCTAATTCATCACTATGATTTCCAGCTACTTTCTCTGTTTTAGTATATTTTAAATCTGAAGGAACATAATCACTTTCTACGCCAGTTGGAACAATCTCATACAAAGCCGTAACCGAGTGCCCGCTGCCTAATTCACCTGCATCAATTTTATCATTTTTAAAATCTTCAGCATTTAATTTGCGGTTTTCATAACCAATCAATCGATACGCTTGAACGTGATTCGGATTAAACTCTATTTGGATTTTTACATCTTTTGCGATAGCAAACATAGAACCTTTAAATTCTTTTCCAAGAAAACGATTTGCCTCTTGAATGTTATCAATGTAAGCGTAATTTCCGTTTCCTTTATCGGCAAGAATTTCCATTTTACTGTCTTTGTAATTTCCCATTCCAAATCCAAGAACGGTTAAGAAAACTCCAGATTCTCTTTTTTGTTCAATCAATTTCAGCATATCATCATCTGATGAAGCACCAACATTAAAATCACCATCAGTAGCGATCACAACTCTATTATTGCCCTCTTTGATAAAATTTTGCTGTGCCAATTTGTACGCTAATTCGATTCCTTCTCCGCCTGCCGTACTTCCGCCTGCATGTAAATCATCAAAAGCATCCATAATTTCATCTTTATTATCTCCAGAGGTTGGCGCTAAAACCACTCCCGCAGATCCCGCATAAACCACAATCGAAACTTTATCAATGCTTCGAAGTTCTTTTACTAAAACTTTCATTGATTCTTTCAGCAACGGTAATTTATTCTGCTCATCCATCGAACCCGAAACATCAACTAAAAAAACCAAATTAGTAGCCGGCAGATTCGCCATAGGAATGTCTTTTCCCTGCAAACCGATCTTTAGCAATCGGCTGCTTTTATTCCAAGGACAATCACTGTATTCTGTGTTAATAGAAAACGGATGCTGACCATCTGGCTGTGGATATTTGTATTTAAAGAAATTAATCATTTCTTCGACACGAACGGCATCTTTTGGAACTTTCTGGCCTTCGTTTATAAATCTGCGAATATTGGTATAAGATGCATTATCAACATCTATAGAAAAAGTAGAAAGCGGTTCTTTAAGCGGAGATTCAAACGGATTTTCTTCTAATTCTGCGTAGCTTTCTGTATTGGTTTCAGGAATATAATTTTCCTCTTCCATTAAATCTGTAGTTACTGCAACTGCAGTAGAATCAACAATTTCCCCTGTAGCGTAATCAGCTTTCTTACAGCCGAAAATAGTAAGTACAAGTAATGCCATCATAAAGAAATTAAGATTTCTCATAAAGTAAATTTTTAAAAATTAATAAAAGGTTATAGGCTTCAAATAAGGACTAGCATTCCGGATGTACTAGAGGCGATTATTTGCATTTTTTCGAGTAAGCAAAATCGTGCCAAAAAAATTAAAAATCTTTTTCTTACGTGAAAACAAAATGAGAAACCTTGATTTTAAAGGTATCTTGCGTAGAATATTTTTTGTGATGCGAATATTTTTTTGCCACAGATTAAAATGATTAAATAGATTAATCTTTTTAAATCCTCTAATCTGTTGCATTATTTTTTTTTACACATAGATTGTAGAGACGCACCGCAGTGCGTCTACACCCAGCATGTCGAAAACAAAAAGTGAAAATTATTTTTTTTTGCCACAGATTATAATGATTAAATGGATTAATCTTTTTGAATCCTTTAATCTGTGGCATTATTTTTTTGTAACATAGATTGTAGAGACGCACCGCAGTGCGTCTACACCCAGCATGTCGAAAACAAAAAGTGAAAATTATTTTTTTTGCCACAGATTATAATGATTAAATGCATTAATCTTTTCGAATCCTTTAATCTGTGGCATTATTTTTTTGCAGTTAAATTAAAATTTATAAATTTTATCAGGAGTAACGCAATAATTTAATTTGATATCCGATTCAAAAACATCATCAATCTGGCTAACAGCTTCAAAAAAAGAAAGCCCTATTTTTAAGGTTTCAGGCTTACACTCGGCAAGAAATTTATCGTAGAAACCTTTTCCGTAACCAATTCTATTTCCAAAAACATCAAAAGCTAAAAGTGGTACAAAAACTACTTCTACTTTAGTAGACGCAACTTCAATTCCGTCAACAGGTTCTGGAATATTATATTCGTTCTTTTTAATTTTGGTATTATCTGTCAATAGAAAATGCGTCATTTTTCTAGTTTCAAAATCACTTTTAGAAATCAGGATTTCTTTGTCTTTTCCAGAAAGCAAATGCAGAACAAATTCGGTGTTGACTTCTTTATGCTCTTCAATCGGAAGAAAAACATGATAATAAATTTTATCCCAAATTGGCATTTGAATCAATTGGTTTGTAATTGCCAAACTCTTCTCTTCTACTTCATCAAAAGAAAGTGCTTTGCGAAAATTTTTGTATTCTATTCGAAGTTCTTTTTTACTCGTCGGCATTGTCTGGAGTTTTAGATAAATGATAAATGGCATCGCCTTCATAGACAATTGGCGAATGATTGGCATTAATTACATAACCATCGTGCGGCGCTTTGATTTTTTGCTCAAACTTCCCAAACGGATCTGTAATAATCGCCAAGATAGTGCCTTTGGTTACAAATTTTCCGATCAGATTAAAATCATGAAGCAAACCCGAACATTTTGCTCGAAGCCAAACCGATTGTTTGATGTAAATAGAAGGTGTTAAGGCGGGCTCCATAATTTGTTTAGAATCTAACATTCCTAGATAATGGAGCAAACGTTTTGTTCCTAAAACACCATGATTTGCAATTTCATTATTGATATCTAAAGATTTTCCTCCTTCAAAAAGAAGCATTTTTACGTTGGCACTTTCAGAAGTTTTTCTAAAAGAACCGTTTATATTTTTAGAATAAAGTGTAAATGGCGCATTAAAAATATCGGCCAAAACTTTCAGTTCCGGATTATTTTCTGTGATTCTAATTTGTGGCGCATTGAATCGGCTTGCTCCGCCCGCATGAAAATCGACTGCATAATCTAAAATTGGCAAAATTTCTTCGACAATATGATAAGCAAATCTACTGGCAAGCGAACCTTTTTTACTTCCTGGAAAAACACGATTCAAGTCGCGTCCGTCTGGGAACTCGCGAGATTTATTCACAAAACCATACATGTTAATTACTGGGATACAGATTATTGTACCGCATGCAGGTCTGTTGATTTTTTTACTGATAATCTGACGAACAATTTCAACGCCGTTAATTTCGTCTCCGTGTATTCCGGCAGAAAATAAAACAGTCGGTCCTTCGTTCTTGGAACGACGAACAATAACAGGAATATTTAGTTTTGTTGTAGTATGAAGCCGAGCAATTTCGACGTTTATCGTCCTGTGTTCCCCTGGCAAAATCGATTCGCCAAAAATAACCAATGGAGTACTATTTTTCATGTAGAATTATAAAATCTAAATATAGAAATTATTCTTTTGATTTTGTAAATTTGAAACTAATTCAATGTTAAGCTTCATTTAGAAATCGGAATGGTTTTTGAAAAAAGCTTTTCGAGTATCTTCAGACATAAAAAAGAATGCAAAAACCAGCCTTAGATCTTCAAATTTTAACTTTACCAGACAATCCTGGCGTCTATCAATATTATGATAAAGACGGCAAAATCTTATATGTCGGCAAAGCTAAAAATTTAAAAAAAAGGGTTTCTTCATATTTCAATAAAATTCACGATACTGCCAAGACAAATGTACTGGTAAAAAAAATCGTAACGATAAAACACATCGTAGTTCCAACCGAAACCGATGCGCTTTTATTAGAAAATAATTTAATTAAAACACTTCAGCCACGATACAATGTTTTACTTCGTGATGACAAGACATATCCTTGGATTTGTATCAAAAAAGAACCTTTTTCTAGAATATTTTCTACCCGAAGAATGGTCAAAGACGGCTCAGAATATTTTGGCCCATACACCAATTTCAAAACGGTACACACGATTTTAGAATTAATCAAAGAATTATATCCGCTTCGAACTTGCAATTACGATTTAAGCGAATCGAATATTAATTCTGGCAAGTTTAAAGTTTGTTTGGAATATCATATTGGCAATTGTAAAGGTCCTTGCGAAGGCTTGGAACCTTTAGAAGAATACCAAAAACAAGTCAACGCCATTCGCGAAATCCTAAAAGGAAACTTCAAAGAAAGTTTAAAGGATTTCAAGAAACTGATGAACAATTATGCGCAGAATCTACAATTTGAAGAAGCGCAAAAAATAAAAGAAAAAATTGAGGTATTAGAAAACTATCAATCAAAATCGACGATTATTAATCCGAAGATCACCAATATCGATGTTTTCTCAATTGTTTCTGATGAAAGTGCCGCTTTTGTCAACTTCCTTCAGATTTCTCACGGTTCGATTATTCGTTCGCACACTTTAGAAATGAAGAAAAAGCTCGACGAAAGTGACGAAGAATTATTAGAATTGGCCATTGTAGAACTCCGTGAACGTTTTCAATTATTATCAAAAGAAATCATTGTT
The Flavobacterium humidisoli DNA segment above includes these coding regions:
- a CDS encoding BatD family protein — encoded protein: MKRYLILFLLTFQGLMAQVQFEARVSKNSLGINERLRIDFIMNVDGDNFEQPSFDGFKMVAGPSQQISQSWINGRSSFQKIYSYILQPERKGVVTIKQAAIEFNGQVYKTNPIKVTVTNAVAQERDPNDRPPGSGNELLTLVAEISKTNPYLNEPITAVYKLYFNNIGVTGFKELAKPKYNDFWNQNIDIKQLAIEEGNFQGQKCYYVILKKTILYPQKSGKLTIEPLSLDIGVQLPTNRRDMFGQMIITEDNKIVSAGAKTINVRPLPESTKPEGFTGAVGRLNFTVTPSKTTLKNGEGLDLIVSAQGTGNMKLFTLPKPVVPNALEMYDPVHDEQVTTSLSGMSGRITDKYTIVPQYRGKYAIKPMQFSYFDLSSGTYKTITSKEIMIDVLDGPTPAEANPGASASKNAVAKADQFKNIKPRTALIPIEKKDFYDSNLYLGLLFAPFIIIPIIILARKKKEAMDSDVTGNRIRMNNKLAKKYLSQAKKHLNNKEPFYIALEKAMHNFLKAKLHIETSEMSKDNIRELLLSRNANPETVQNFIALTENCEFARYAPASSASIQQDYDKAVLIISELEKQIV
- a CDS encoding tetratricopeptide repeat protein — translated: MKNILYLFLFISQVFFAQGRFESANALYQKGQYKEAAQVYENIIKEDKLHSAEVYFNLGNCYYKLNQVAPSIYNYEKALVLKPNDPETLNNLKFAKKLTIDEIKEVPKVGFAKLIQNFTSIFDYNTWAKISVVLGFVFLLSFIGYYFSNATLAKRIYFVGMFIILVAFALSISAGMSEKNHFENDRVAIVFSELSQVRHEPKKSSNGIILLHEGAKVYVLESIAGWKKIELTDGTQGWIDSSTIKEVK
- a CDS encoding VWA domain-containing protein — translated: MRNLNFFMMALLVLTIFGCKKADYATGEIVDSTAVAVTTDLMEEENYIPETNTESYAELEENPFESPLKEPLSTFSIDVDNASYTNIRRFINEGQKVPKDAVRVEEMINFFKYKYPQPDGQHPFSINTEYSDCPWNKSSRLLKIGLQGKDIPMANLPATNLVFLVDVSGSMDEQNKLPLLKESMKVLVKELRSIDKVSIVVYAGSAGVVLAPTSGDNKDEIMDAFDDLHAGGSTAGGEGIELAYKLAQQNFIKEGNNRVVIATDGDFNVGASSDDDMLKLIEQKRESGVFLTVLGFGMGNYKDSKMEILADKGNGNYAYIDNIQEANRFLGKEFKGSMFAIAKDVKIQIEFNPNHVQAYRLIGYENRKLNAEDFKNDKIDAGELGSGHSVTALYEIVPTGVESDYVPSDLKYTKTEKVAGNHSDELATVKFRYKKPDGNKSIEIVNVIADKKTDLENSSQDFKFTTAVSWFGLKLRESKYIANSSSSDIKRLAKSGLSNDEEGYRSEFVRLVDAVN
- a CDS encoding 5-formyltetrahydrofolate cyclo-ligase, whose protein sequence is MPTSKKELRIEYKNFRKALSFDEVEEKSLAITNQLIQMPIWDKIYYHVFLPIEEHKEVNTEFVLHLLSGKDKEILISKSDFETRKMTHFLLTDNTKIKKNEYNIPEPVDGIEVASTKVEVVFVPLLAFDVFGNRIGYGKGFYDKFLAECKPETLKIGLSFFEAVSQIDDVFESDIKLNYCVTPDKIYKF
- a CDS encoding succinylglutamate desuccinylase/aspartoacylase family protein — translated: MKNSTPLVIFGESILPGEHRTINVEIARLHTTTKLNIPVIVRRSKNEGPTVLFSAGIHGDEINGVEIVRQIISKKINRPACGTIICIPVINMYGFVNKSREFPDGRDLNRVFPGSKKGSLASRFAYHIVEEILPILDYAVDFHAGGASRFNAPQIRITENNPELKVLADIFNAPFTLYSKNINGSFRKTSESANVKMLLFEGGKSLDINNEIANHGVLGTKRLLHYLGMLDSKQIMEPALTPSIYIKQSVWLRAKCSGLLHDFNLIGKFVTKGTILAIITDPFGKFEQKIKAPHDGYVINANHSPIVYEGDAIYHLSKTPDNADE
- the uvrC gene encoding excinuclease ABC subunit UvrC translates to MQKPALDLQILTLPDNPGVYQYYDKDGKILYVGKAKNLKKRVSSYFNKIHDTAKTNVLVKKIVTIKHIVVPTETDALLLENNLIKTLQPRYNVLLRDDKTYPWICIKKEPFSRIFSTRRMVKDGSEYFGPYTNFKTVHTILELIKELYPLRTCNYDLSESNINSGKFKVCLEYHIGNCKGPCEGLEPLEEYQKQVNAIREILKGNFKESLKDFKKLMNNYAQNLQFEEAQKIKEKIEVLENYQSKSTIINPKITNIDVFSIVSDESAAFVNFLQISHGSIIRSHTLEMKKKLDESDEELLELAIVELRERFQLLSKEIIVPFEMDLGENIKTTVPQLGDKKQILDLSIRNAKFYRIEQLKQLQIVDPDRHVKRIMAQMQKDLRLPSEPRHIECFDNSNIQGTNPVAACVVFKDGKPSKKDYRHFNVKTVEGPNDFASMTEIVYRRYKRLLDENEPLPQLIIIDGGKGQLSAALKSIDDLGLRGKVAIIGIAKRLEELFYPGDSIPLYLDKKSETLKVIQHLRNEAHRFGITFHRDKRSKSALNSSVESIPGIGEKTMLALIQHFKSVKRLKLATEKEISDVVGVSKAKKIVDFYKTN